ttgaaaactcttaacgctatgggtcctcacggtttgggagaacgaCCTCTTTGAAGTTCCaaggtagatttttttttttgtttagggttttaggggttggttttaggctcagggtgttagaggctatcgtgctgataacgtgttgtaaaacaAAGGTTTTAGGTCTgaatatttttgtgtttcattAATAAATAAGTGTTcctttatataggagattacaagataagtaaacatgaaagtatccaaaacctaaacctaCTAGGATTAGAAAAAccactaatatataataatagaaagataacaattacaaggaaaaggaaagattgttttcttttctccaagccgcctctctttctctccatgtcatggccgactctctctctcgctctcaaAGTCGTGAccaactctctctctagttgtatgggccggttatggaccagAGCGGCTATGAACATCTactaattgatttataacagaAACTGTAATTGTTTCTGAATACAcacttttccttcttttttctgTCATCTCGTTTATTAAATAGCTAAAAACCAACAAAGTACAAGAATTAAAAGGAAAGGGCATTAGAAATGCCCAAACGTACAACAGCAAAGCCTAACCGTAAAGGTCCACACATAAAAGCCCAAAAGAAAGAGGTTCTAGACAGCTCACAGCCAATGTGTCAAAACGCATGCGGAAAATGGACACGTGGCGGAAGAGCAGAGACAATCCTTTCTTCACCGATTTTCAAGTTGTTGCTAACCGGAGATCTAATAAGTATACGTGGAAAGGCAGATAatgtgtaaaaaaaaagagttaatgtgtaaatattttaaatggcTATTTATTTAGAAAAAGAGATATTATCTTTTTACCCAAATTAAATTCTTCACTCTCTGCGCAGCAGCGGCGGCGATCTGGCACAGCGACGGAGATCTCGAAGCAACTTTCTCCGATCTTCCACATCTGATTTCGTTTCTCAATAGTAAGCTTCGATTATATATGCTCTTCTTTCCACTAGTAGTTTTATGGAACCAATGTGTCAAATTGATCTCGCTTGACACAGAAACCCTAATTTAGATTGCCATTATCATTACTGAATCAGATAAAATCCACAGGATTAGTGACCATGCCCGTCCTTTACGAGCAAGATAAGCACGTATCTTCCGCTATTATGACAGGACAGGTAGTAATaatctccatctccatctccgTTATCCTTGTCTTAATCGAAACAACACTTGATAAAACTGCtctgttttgtcttttttcCAGGAGAGAGGTGTGCTTAGATGCCAGGAACGAACTTCACTGCTTCATCACTGGAAGCTCACAAAGGAACAGATAGACTTAGTTGACAAAGCAGGCTTTGGTTGGTTCAGGCTAATAGGATCAATCAGTTTAAACAACTCTCTAATCTCCGCACTCGTCGAGCGTTGGCGAAGAGAAACCAACACCTTTCACTTCCCCTGCGGTGAAATGACAATCACTCTCGACGAAGTATCCTTGATCCTCGGTCTTGCTGTTGACGGGAAGCCTGTGGTTGTTGGTGTTAAAGAAAGAGACGAAGACCCTTCTCAGGTATGTCAGAGACTCTTGGGGAAGCTGCCGCAAGGTGAGCTGAGCGGGAACCGAGTGACTGCGAGATGGTTGAAGGAGAGTTTCGCAGAGTGTCCTAAGGGAGCTACCAAGGAAGAGGTCGAGTTTCACACGCGTGCTTATCTTATATACCTTGTTGGGAGCACGATTTTCGCAACTACGGATCCTAGTAAGATCTCTGTGGATTATCTTATTCTCTTTGAGGATTTCGAGAGAGCTGGGGAGTACGCTTGGGGTGCTGCTGCGTTGGCGTTCTTGTATAGGCAGATTGGTAATGCTTCTCAGCGGTCTCAGAGTATCATTGGTGGATGCTTGACGCTCTTACaggtttttgtttctctttgttGTCTTTAAGAGGTTTTATGCTCTGTCTTATCACTTTAGGCCTTGTACTAATTGGGTTACTAATCTTTAGTGTTGGAGTTACTTCCATCTGAATATTGACCGGCCAAAGAGAACCACCCGTCAGTTTCCCCTGGCACTTTTGTGGAAAGGAAGGCAACAGAGTCGTTCAAAGAATGATTTGTTCAAGTATCGCAAGGCACTTGATGATCTAGAGCCATCACATGTAAGAGTTTATTCACTGGATCCTTAGATATTCAATGTCTTTGTGAATCCTCATGATTGTTACTACTTGTCTCTCTTTAGGTTAGTTGGTGCCCCTTCGAAGGAGATCTTGACATTGTCCCACAAAGCTTCAAAGATAATCTTCTACTTGGTAGGTCAAGAACAAAACTGATTGCTCCAAAAGTAGTGGAATGGCACTTGCCAGACCGATGTATGAAGCAGTTCGGTCTATGCCAAGTTATCCCTGGAGAAGTTCCTCACAGAAAAAACGAGAAAACCCATGACGAAGACTTACTGGAAGACATGAACACAGCAGATGAAGAATGGATGAGGCGAAGGGAGAACATTGTGGAGAATGAAGGAGGCAATGTTGATGAAACTGAATATATGCAGTGGTTCAATAGCATCACAGTCCCAAAGCTTCACAGAGATACAAGTCTTGAAGCTGATATAATGAATGTGGTAAATGGATCGTCTTTGTTTAACTTAATGCGTAAATCACCTTGAAGATTTGCGCCTTTAAACCATTGTTGTTCTTTTTGTAGCAAGCTGCTATACTCCAATTCGACGAGGTGGCTTCAACGTTGTCGCTAGAGGATCTACATCCAGAGGAGAGAGAAGCAGTTGAAGAAGCAGTGATGTGTATGTCAAATGCATTGAGAGTAGGAGATTGGTATGAGGCTCCACCAACAAATAAACGCAAACGAAGAGAGGAACAAACGGAGTGTAGCGAATGAagagaccaaaaaaaaaaaaagatggctgATCAAATGGCTGTAGGCATTCACCTGGGGAAGAAAGAAGATGTAAGTCCCATCATCACCTGAGTTTATGCAAGCATTCTTACTCTTGATAATTGTTTGGCTTTAGGAGTAGAGGTATTCTAGGAGTGCTTAATAGATATAAATCAGCAGAGGTTTCCACTATTTTAAGGATCTAACTACAGATTTATCATGGGAATGTGCAATTAATTTCGTTTCAGCTCAACAAGAGCACTAGATGATAAGATTCTGGTACTGTTAAAACTTTAATTATTATGTATAAATCTTCTTTTACATGGTGTTCTAATCAGTGTATTTCAATTAGTGATGAACTTGATAAAGTAGTTACTTAACGTGTATGTGATGTTCCTAGCTAACGAGTTGCGATAAATATGGTATTGCATACCCATCATTTAAAGAAAAAAGGTTAGTACAGCTTAAACGAATTAATATATTCCTTGTAAAGAAAATAGTTATGCACCCATTAAAGCTGTAGACTATAGTTTACCAAACAAAATGTTGTTCCACTCTGATGAACGTCAGAAGAATTTCCTAAAAATAGTCAAATGATGACACAACTGTAAATTATTTCTAGTATTATGCAAAGTTGATTGCATAAATTTCAGTATTCCCAACATATGACATAAGAATATTCCCAGTGAGGAGTGAGTCGGTAAAATCCCAAAGAAAAAGTTCAATTTTGTCAATACACACGAAACTGATAAACCCCACCAGACCGGAGAAAGTGGATAAAGTCGCCGGTTTTGTATACCATTTGGTTGATTTAAAACTCTCCGAACCAATGACGGTAGAGATGAGTTTGGTTTCAGGCATCTCACTCTCTCACTACCTCGAAaatggtgagagagagagagagagagagagagagagagtacaaGGTGCAGTAATGGAGAAAGAAGCAAGAGAATTTAAAACCCTTAAACCTCTCTCTCTTCGCCTCCTGTCAAACGCCATTAAAACCCCCTCCCCCATCAGTATCAGTTACGCGATTTCTCTAGAGAGACAGGtaaggagagagagggaaaaAGGAGAGATTTTGGAATCTGTAATGAATGTAAAAGGAGCAAAATgtggaagagaagaaaagaaagcacTAATGGCGGCAAGATACaagtactctctctctctctctctctaagtggtTCTGTAGAAAGACAAGAGACATAATTACGGCTATCAGATTCTCTTccgtttcttttctttttcttctctttataTCCTCCTCACtctcaaacacacaaacaatTATGCTCttaaaaaaatctctctttttttcttcctttgggTAGTTCAAAGTTTGTAACTTTCTTTTTCCcctgtttttctctctctctctgggtTGTGTGATGGTCCACAGTTAGCAAGTTTTACTTTGTTTGGTTTAaagagagttgaggaacaaaaGGCTTTTGTTACTGTTTCTTTGTCTAGTAGACCTTTATACTGTGAATCAAGATGGAGTTTCTTGGGGACAGCTCTGAAAcggacaagaagaagatgaagaaacgaTTCCACCGCCACACACCTCACCAGATCCATCGCCTTGAATCGTATGTATTATTATCCCTTTTattcttctctttgttttctctctctgttctctGATGATTTTGTTTGTAGGAGTTTCAATGAGTGTCAACATCCAGATGAGAAACAGAGGTTGCAACTTAGCAAAGAGTTGGGTTTATCTCCAAGACAGATCAAGTTTTGGTTTCAGAACAGAAGAACTCAAAAGAAGGTTTTCTACTTGCTTACTTTCACTCCTTGTTATTGTCTCCTTCCCCTCCATAAACGTCGTTTCTTTTTAAAGGCACAACACGAGAGAGCTGATAACTGTGCACTCAAGGAAGAGAATGATAGGATTCGTTGCGAGAACATTGCTATTAGAGAAGCTATCAAACAAGCCATTTGCCTCAACTGTGGTGACGCTCCTCTTCATGAAGACTCTTACTTTGATGAACAGAAGCTTCGAATCGAAAATGCACACCTTAGAGAAGAGGTTCTagctttttctttctctttcttaaaCCTTCTTCATGCACTGTTGTTTGACTTTAGAGCTTAAACTTTTTATGTTTCCTTTTTGGCAGCTCGAAAAGGTTTCAAGCGTTGCAGCTCAATTCATGGGGAGACCATTCTCTCATCTCCCACCACTACTAAACCCGATGCACGTTTCGCCATTAGAGTTATTCCACAGTGGTCCTTCCCTTGATTTTGATCTTCTTCCAGGAAGTAGTAGCTCTTCAATGCCTGTTCCTCCTACTTTACCATCTCAACCGAACTTGGTTTTATCAGACATGGATAAGTCTCTCATGACCAACATTGCTGTGACCGCTATGGAAGAGTTGCTTATGCTTACACAAACAAACGAGCCTCTCTGGATCAAAGCCAATGGATGCAGAGACGTTCTCAATCTCGATAGCGATGAGAATATGTTCCCAAGATCAAGTGGTCGTGGAGGAAAGAACCACAACCTTCGAAAAGAAGCAACTAGATCTTCTGGCGTTGTGTTCACTAATGCTGTGACACTTGTGGATATGCTCATGGACTCTGTTAGTAACTAAACTCAAAAACTttggtttcttgttttttttttctcatgtgGGGGTTTCATTAACTTGCAGGTCAAATCTTCAGAGCTTTTCTCTTCAATCATTGCCTCATCTAAAACTCTTGCAGTGATTTCATCTGGATTGCGTGGAAACCACGGAGATGCATTGCATTTGGTAATAAGAAAAACACATTGTTGAAAATGATATCTTTGTTTGTGTAAACCTTTTAACCAACTTTGCTTTTGGCTTGTGCTAGATGCTTGAAGAGCTTCAAGTGCTTTCTCCACTGGTACCAACGCGTGAGTTCAGTGTGCTAAGATATTGTCAGCAAGTCGAACATGGAACTTGGGCTATTGTGAATGTCTCATATGAGCTTCCTCAGTTTATAACTCATGCTCGGTCATATCGATTTCCTTCTGGTTGCTTGATTCAAGACTTGTCCAATGGCTATTCCAAGGTTTGTGTGTAGctgttctgttttgtttcattttaatagAATCTATGATCATTTGATTGCATCTTTGAATGTATAACAACAGGTTACTTGGGTTGAACATGTTGAAGTCGAGGAGCAAGAACCGATTCATGAGATGTTTAAAGATAATGTCCGTGAAGGAATAGCTTTTGGAGCTGAACGTTGGATCGCTACTCTCCAAAGAATGTGTGAGAGATTCACGGCTCTACTTGAACCAGCAACATCATCACGTGATCTCAAAGGAGGTGAACTGAAacatttaaatcttaatttatCAGCTTAATATCCTTCAAGTAACACATTTGAAAACCTTTCAGTGATTCCATCGCCTGAAGGGAAGCAAAGTATAATGAGACTTGCTCAAAGAATGGTAAGCAACTTTTGCTTGAGCGTTGGCACATCTAACAACACTCGGACACCTGTTGTTTCGGGATTGGATGCATTTGGAATCCGTGTGACTTCGTATAAGAGTCAGCACGAACCAAATGGAATGGTTCTATGTGCAGCCACCAGTTTCTGGCTCCCAGTTTCTCCACAAAACGTCTTTAATTACCTCAAAGATGAAAGAACTCGACCTCAGGTACTACTACATGCACTAAAGATCATTTCGTGtaacattttttagtttttttcttctaatgtTCTATTGTTTTGGTATTATAGTGGGACGTTCTTTTGAATGGAAACTCGGTTCAAGAAGTTGCTCATATCGCAAACGGATCACACCCTGGAAACTGCATTTCGGTTCTGCGTGTACGCTACCTACCTTATACATATCATTTAGTTCATGATTCTACTGATTGATAATAATTTGGTATATACTTTTTGTTCAAAAGGGCTTCAATGCATCATCATCACAAAACAACATGCTGATTCTACAAGAAAGCTGCGTAGACTCATCAGGCTCGCTTGTTGTCTACACTCCAGTGGATCTCTCAGCACTGAACATGGCAATGACTGGTCAAGACACTTCTTATATTCCTATTTTACCCTCGGGTTTTGCTGTTTTACCCGAGGGAGGCAGGAATAATCAAAACGCAGAGATTAAAgctgaaggaggaggaggaggagggggtTCATTGATAACGGTTGGGTTTCAGATAATGGTGAGTAGTTTGCAGTCAGGGAAATTGAATATGGAGTCAATGGAAACAGTTAATAACCTCATCAGTACTACTGTCCACCAAATTAAAACCACCTTGAATTCTCCTT
This region of Brassica napus cultivar Da-Ae chromosome C5, Da-Ae, whole genome shotgun sequence genomic DNA includes:
- the LOC106427173 gene encoding protein MAINTENANCE OF MERISTEMS is translated as MPVLYEQDKHVSSAIMTGQERGVLRCQERTSLLHHWKLTKEQIDLVDKAGFGWFRLIGSISLNNSLISALVERWRRETNTFHFPCGEMTITLDEVSLILGLAVDGKPVVVGVKERDEDPSQVCQRLLGKLPQGELSGNRVTARWLKESFAECPKGATKEEVEFHTRAYLIYLVGSTIFATTDPSKISVDYLILFEDFERAGEYAWGAAALAFLYRQIGNASQRSQSIIGGCLTLLQCWSYFHLNIDRPKRTTRQFPLALLWKGRQQSRSKNDLFKYRKALDDLEPSHVSWCPFEGDLDIVPQSFKDNLLLGRSRTKLIAPKVVEWHLPDRCMKQFGLCQVIPGEVPHRKNEKTHDEDLLEDMNTADEEWMRRRENIVENEGGNVDETEYMQWFNSITVPKLHRDTSLEADIMNVQAAILQFDEVASTLSLEDLHPEEREAVEEAVMCMSNALRVGDWYEAPPTNKRKRREEQTECSE
- the LOC106427172 gene encoding homeobox-leucine zipper protein HDG12-like — translated: MEFLGDSSETDKKKMKKRFHRHTPHQIHRLESSFNECQHPDEKQRLQLSKELGLSPRQIKFWFQNRRTQKKAQHERADNCALKEENDRIRCENIAIREAIKQAICLNCGDAPLHEDSYFDEQKLRIENAHLREELEKVSSVAAQFMGRPFSHLPPLLNPMHVSPLELFHSGPSLDFDLLPGSSSSSMPVPPTLPSQPNLVLSDMDKSLMTNIAVTAMEELLMLTQTNEPLWIKANGCRDVLNLDSDENMFPRSSGRGGKNHNLRKEATRSSGVVFTNAVTLVDMLMDSVKSSELFSSIIASSKTLAVISSGLRGNHGDALHLMLEELQVLSPLVPTREFSVLRYCQQVEHGTWAIVNVSYELPQFITHARSYRFPSGCLIQDLSNGYSKVTWVEHVEVEEQEPIHEMFKDNVREGIAFGAERWIATLQRMCERFTALLEPATSSRDLKGVIPSPEGKQSIMRLAQRMVSNFCLSVGTSNNTRTPVVSGLDAFGIRVTSYKSQHEPNGMVLCAATSFWLPVSPQNVFNYLKDERTRPQWDVLLNGNSVQEVAHIANGSHPGNCISVLRGFNASSSQNNMLILQESCVDSSGSLVVYTPVDLSALNMAMTGQDTSYIPILPSGFAVLPEGGRNNQNAEIKAEGGGGGGGSLITVGFQIMVSSLQSGKLNMESMETVNNLISTTVHQIKTTLNSPSAA